One window from the genome of Bartonella sp. WD16.2 encodes:
- the ettA gene encoding energy-dependent translational throttle protein EttA: MARQFIYHMAGVNKIYGNKKILENIHLSFYPDAKIGILGPNGAGKSTILRIMSGLDKEYTGEAWLSEGARCGYLPQEPVLDSSKDVWGNVMEGVADKQAILDRYNELMMNYSDETADESAKLQDIIDSQNLWDLDNQVEMAMAALGCPPGEEGVTKLSGGERRRVALCKLLLSKPDLLLLDEPTNHLDAETTAWLERHLREYPGAVLLITHDRYFLDNVTGWILELDRGKGIPYEGNYSAYLSAKAKRMAQEGREEAARQRALSREKEWIASSPKARQAKSKARIRAYDELVQAARERRPGDAQIIIPVGERLGQVVIEVDSLSKAYGERVLIDSLSFKLPAGGIVGVIGANGVGKSTLFKMLTGQEQPDSGKIRIGETVQMSYIDQNRDALAGDKTVWEEISGGDDIIKLGKYEMNSRTYCGAFNFKGSDQQQKVANLSGGQRNRVHLAKLLKNGGNVLLLDEPTNDLDTETLGALEDALENFAGCAVVISHDRMFLDRLATHILAFEGNGHVEWFEGNFAEYEADKLRRLGPDSINLKRVNYKPLAR; this comes from the coding sequence ATGGCACGTCAATTTATCTATCATATGGCTGGAGTCAATAAGATTTACGGCAATAAGAAAATTTTGGAAAATATTCATTTATCTTTTTATCCAGATGCTAAGATTGGTATTTTAGGGCCAAATGGTGCAGGTAAGTCGACAATTTTACGTATTATGAGTGGGTTGGATAAAGAATATACAGGAGAAGCGTGGCTTTCTGAAGGAGCGCGTTGTGGTTATCTTCCGCAAGAGCCTGTTCTTGATTCAAGCAAGGATGTGTGGGGTAATGTGATGGAAGGCGTTGCAGATAAGCAGGCAATTTTAGATCGCTATAATGAATTGATGATGAATTACAGTGATGAAACAGCCGATGAAAGCGCTAAACTTCAGGATATTATTGACAGCCAAAATCTTTGGGATTTAGATAATCAAGTAGAAATGGCTATGGCCGCTCTTGGTTGCCCGCCAGGGGAGGAGGGTGTAACTAAACTTTCAGGTGGTGAAAGGCGGCGTGTTGCACTTTGTAAATTGCTTTTATCAAAACCTGATTTATTGCTTCTAGATGAACCGACAAACCATTTAGATGCTGAGACTACAGCTTGGCTTGAAAGGCATTTGCGTGAGTACCCAGGTGCAGTACTTCTGATTACGCATGACCGTTATTTTCTCGATAATGTGACGGGTTGGATATTAGAATTAGATCGTGGTAAAGGTATTCCTTATGAAGGAAATTATTCTGCTTATTTGAGTGCTAAAGCTAAACGTATGGCACAAGAGGGGCGTGAAGAAGCTGCTCGTCAACGTGCATTGTCCCGCGAAAAGGAGTGGATAGCTTCCAGTCCAAAAGCGCGCCAAGCAAAATCAAAAGCTCGTATTAGGGCTTATGATGAATTGGTTCAGGCTGCGCGTGAACGCCGTCCTGGGGATGCGCAAATTATTATACCAGTTGGTGAAAGATTGGGACAGGTTGTTATTGAAGTTGATAGTTTATCGAAAGCATATGGTGAGCGTGTATTAATTGATTCTCTTTCTTTCAAGCTTCCTGCCGGTGGGATTGTGGGAGTTATTGGTGCCAATGGTGTGGGGAAGTCTACCTTATTTAAAATGTTAACAGGGCAAGAACAGCCTGATTCAGGTAAAATACGCATTGGGGAAACGGTTCAGATGAGTTATATTGACCAGAATCGTGATGCATTGGCGGGAGATAAGACTGTTTGGGAAGAAATCTCTGGTGGAGATGACATTATTAAGTTAGGCAAATATGAAATGAACAGCCGTACTTATTGTGGTGCATTTAACTTTAAAGGTTCAGATCAGCAGCAAAAGGTAGCAAATTTATCGGGAGGACAGCGCAATCGTGTTCATTTAGCTAAACTTTTAAAAAACGGAGGTAATGTTCTTCTTCTTGACGAACCTACCAACGATCTTGATACAGAAACATTAGGTGCGTTAGAAGATGCACTGGAAAATTTTGCTGGTTGTGCAGTTGTGATATCGCATGATCGTATGTTTCTTGATCGGTTGGCTACTCATATTTTGGCGTTTGAAGGTAATGGTCATGTGGAATGGTTTGAAGGTAATTTTGCCGAATATGAAGCTGATAAACTTCGTCGTCTTGGTCCAGATTCTATTAATCTTAAACGTGTCAATTATAAACCTCTCGCCCGTTAA
- the pncA gene encoding bifunctional nicotinamidase/pyrazinamidase produces MEKKALIVIDVQNDFLPGGALAVPQSDIIIPAVNDLINRFDHVILTQDWHPKDHCSFASSYPHKSLYDTVKLDYGFQTLWPDHCVQGTQGAKFHTSLMVGKAQLILRKGYHQKIDSCSAFFENDQKTPTGLQNYLKERGFTQLIICGLATDFCVGFSALHAVKCGFKVSVSLNACAGIDLNGSLNTMLKTMNETGIELLMTL; encoded by the coding sequence ATGGAAAAAAAAGCCTTAATCGTTATTGATGTACAAAATGATTTCTTACCAGGAGGAGCACTTGCAGTCCCACAAAGCGATATTATTATACCTGCCGTCAATGACCTTATAAACCGTTTTGATCATGTCATTTTAACCCAAGATTGGCACCCAAAGGACCATTGCAGCTTTGCTTCTTCCTATCCTCACAAATCTCTTTATGATACAGTTAAGCTTGACTACGGATTTCAAACACTTTGGCCCGATCATTGTGTACAAGGAACACAAGGAGCAAAATTTCATACGTCTCTCATGGTTGGTAAAGCACAACTTATCCTTCGAAAAGGTTACCATCAGAAAATTGACAGCTGTTCTGCTTTTTTTGAGAATGACCAAAAAACGCCAACAGGCTTACAAAATTACCTCAAAGAGCGCGGTTTTACACAATTGATTATATGTGGTTTGGCTACTGACTTCTGTGTGGGATTTTCTGCACTTCACGCCGTAAAATGCGGCTTTAAGGTGAGTGTTTCACTGAACGCCTGTGCCGGCATTGATCTAAATGGATCATTAAATACAATGCTTAAAACTATGAATGAAACCGGTATAGAGCTCTTAATGACGTTATAA
- a CDS encoding DUF475 domain-containing protein → MALLGYFRWAFFFTIIGVFWGGFVGWFETGSLIGFFKYFFICCVLGILEISLSFDNSIINARILGRMDQLWSRRFLTWGILIAVFGMRIIFPLLIVACAAWINPIAAVQLALWEPHQYAAILTNAHVSITAFGGTFLMMVGLKYFFDPKKKEHWLAFIEKPAQKFGSFVGVDITIVLILMLFFSGQTTTENKLTVLFSMLYGLLTFLVVEAVSSLLDSRENTLVTIAKGGVGSFLYLEILDASFSFDGVISAFAFSHNLFIIAIGLGIGAFYVRSITIMLVETGTLLHYRYLEHGAFYAILVLAMIMYIQIIIPVPEALTGLIGACILGVAFCSSIRFKHKTLSPK, encoded by the coding sequence ATGGCCCTATTAGGCTATTTTAGATGGGCTTTTTTCTTCACAATTATTGGTGTCTTTTGGGGTGGATTTGTTGGTTGGTTTGAGACGGGTAGTCTCATTGGTTTTTTTAAGTATTTTTTTATCTGCTGTGTTTTGGGAATTTTAGAGATTTCTTTATCTTTTGATAATTCTATTATCAATGCGCGTATCCTTGGAAGGATGGATCAGCTATGGTCTCGTCGTTTTTTGACATGGGGTATTTTAATAGCAGTATTTGGTATGAGGATTATTTTTCCATTATTGATTGTTGCTTGTGCAGCTTGGATTAATCCAATTGCAGCAGTCCAATTGGCACTATGGGAGCCACATCAATATGCTGCAATTTTAACAAATGCTCATGTAAGTATTACCGCTTTTGGGGGAACTTTCCTCATGATGGTTGGTTTAAAGTATTTTTTTGATCCTAAAAAAAAGGAGCATTGGCTAGCCTTTATAGAGAAACCAGCTCAAAAATTTGGTTCATTTGTTGGAGTTGATATTACTATTGTTTTGATTCTGATGTTGTTTTTCTCAGGGCAAACTACAACAGAAAATAAGCTGACTGTTTTATTTTCTATGCTTTATGGGCTTTTAACATTTTTAGTGGTTGAAGCAGTTAGTTCACTTTTGGATTCCCGAGAAAATACTTTAGTTACTATCGCTAAGGGAGGAGTGGGCTCGTTTCTTTATTTAGAAATTCTGGATGCTAGCTTTTCTTTTGATGGTGTTATAAGTGCTTTTGCTTTTTCACATAATCTTTTTATTATTGCAATTGGTCTTGGTATCGGTGCATTTTATGTACGTTCTATAACGATCATGTTGGTTGAAACAGGAACATTGTTGCATTACCGCTATTTGGAACACGGTGCTTTTTACGCAATTTTGGTACTTGCAATGATTATGTATATACAAATTATTATACCGGTACCTGAAGCATTAACAGGACTTATTGGCGCGTGTATTCTTGGTGTAGCATTTTGTTCCTCCATTCGCTTTAAACATAAAACATTATCTCCCAAATAA